One segment of Carya illinoinensis cultivar Pawnee chromosome 1, C.illinoinensisPawnee_v1, whole genome shotgun sequence DNA contains the following:
- the LOC122309341 gene encoding peroxisomal membrane protein 11C-like, whose translation MSTLDATRAELALVALYLSKAEARDKICRAIQYGSKYLSNGEPGTAQNVDKSTSLARKVFRLFKFVNDLQALISPTPPGTPLPIVLLGKSKNALLSTFLFLDQIVWLGRTGIYKNKERTDLLGRISLYCWLSASICTTLVEVGELGRLSASMKKLEKDLNKNDKYQNEQYRAKLKKSNERSLALIKAILDLGVAVGLLQLVPKKVTPRVTGALGFVSSLISCYQLLPSPAKAKAP comes from the exons ATGAGTACACTCGATGCAACTAGGGCAGAACTTGCACTTGTTGCTTTGTATTTGAGCAAGGCTGAAGCCAGGGACAAGATATGCAGGGCAATACAATATGGCTCCAAATACTTGAGTAATGGAGAACCTGGTACAGCCCAAAATGTTGACAAATCAACTAGCTTGGCAAGGAAGGTTTTCCGTCTTTTCAAG TTTGTCAATGACTTGCAAGCTCTTATCAGTCCAACTCCGCCAGGAACTCCCCTTCCTATTGTTTTGCTTGGAAAG TCCAAAAATGCATTACTGTCAACTTTCCTGTTTCTTGATCAAATTGTTTGGCTTGGTAGAACGGGCATTTATAAG AACAAGGAACGGACAGACCTACTTGGCCGCATCTCTCTCTATTGTTGGCTGAGTGCCTCAATTTGTACTACTTTGGTTGAG GTTGGAGAGCTTGGAAGACTCTCTGCATCAATGAAGAAGTTAGAAAAGGatcttaataaaaatgataaatatcaa AATGAGCAATACCGAGCCAAacttaaaaaatcaaatgagaGGTCTCTGGCCCTAATCAAAGCAATCTTGGATCTAGGAGTAGCTGTTGGTCTGCTTCAATTGGTACCCAAGAAAGTTACTCCCCGTGTAACTGGAGCTCTTGGATTTGTTAGCTCACTTATCTCTTGTTATCAG TTGCTTCCATCGCCAGCCAAGGCCAAGGCACCATGA